A segment of the Candidatus Synechococcus calcipolaris G9 genome:
TTGGGTAAAACCTTGGTGGTGATATAGAGGGGGTCGGAGACGGGCAGGTTTTTCAGGGACTGGCCTAAATAGGCTTCACTGGGGCCGTAGGCGGGGGCCGTTTCTAGGTGATTTACCCCCAGGGCGATCGCCCGCTGCACCACCCCCTCTGCTTCCATGGCACTGCCTAAGTACCGCATCGTCCCCAGGGAGAAGACGGAGAGATTTAAGTTCGTTCGACCAAAGCGACGGTAGCGCATGGCCCTAGATTCTAGCTCGTGGACGAATCCTCAATGCCCCGCCCCTGTTGGCTAAAGTCCTCCGGTCGAATACTATCCAAAAACTCGCGAAAGGCTTGACGCTCTTCTTCATCCGCATCCCGATCCACCGGAATGGAGGCATCGGCAACCACCGACTCCATCACCCAAATGGGGCAATCACATCGCAGGGCCAGGGCAATGGCATCACTGGGGCGGGCATCCACCTCCTTAACCGTTTCCCCTTGGCGTAACGACAAAATAGCATAGTAAGTATTATCTTGCAGGGAATGAATAACAATTCGTTCTAGGAGGACATCACAGGTTTTTAGAATATTCCCCAGCAGATCATGGGTGAGGGGGCGGGGAACGCGATGATTTTCTAGGGCCATCAAAATGGCACGGGCTTCATTATCGCCAATCCAAATAGGTAGGGCCCGCCGCCCCGTACCATCTTTTAACAAGACGATGGGAGTTTTCCGATTAGAGGCATCGAGGGCGATCCCGGCAACTGTCATTTCAATCATGGCCAGATCTCATAGACGCGCAGAGCGAACATTAGAGAACACTATTCCCTATTATCTACCAAGTTTCACGCCTTAGGGGAAGGGGGCGATCTCATTCACTCTATATCTCTCTAATATCCTTGCCTAGGATAGACAGTCCCCTAGCCATGGCCGTCTCCTAGAGTTGGGGAACGGTAAGGAACGGGGTATATTATTCCTCAGCCCAGGTTTCAAGTTGAGCGTTAGGTAGCCTTAGATAAGGAGGGGGAGCATGGTTCGTCGCAGTCGCCGGGGAATGCAATTCTGGCAAGAGTTTCGAGATTTTGCCCTCAAGGGAAACATCATGGA
Coding sequences within it:
- a CDS encoding bifunctional nuclease family protein, whose protein sequence is MIEMTVAGIALDASNRKTPIVLLKDGTGRRALPIWIGDNEARAILMALENHRVPRPLTHDLLGNILKTCDVLLERIVIHSLQDNTYYAILSLRQGETVKEVDARPSDAIALALRCDCPIWVMESVVADASIPVDRDADEEERQAFREFLDSIRPEDFSQQGRGIEDSSTS